In Campylobacter porcelli, the sequence GCCTTTGATTTTTAGGTAATATTCACGCTCTATATCGCTATCCATAAGAGCCTGGGCAATCGCAGGAGCATCAGTAAGGAGTAAAAGCCCCTCACTAGCAAAATCCAGCCTACCGATGCTAATAAATTTAGAAAATCCCCTTGGCAAACTATCATAGATAGTCCTTCTGCCCCTATCATCTCTTTTAGTGACTAGCTCACCTTTTTGTTTGTTATACACTATGACGCTAAATTCTTTTTTGAGTTTAACTAGCCTTGAGCCTATTTTTACTTTATCGCTATCTTTGACATCTGTTGATAAGTCGCTTACAACTGCGCCATTTATACTAACCTTATTAGCCTTGATAAGCTCATCAGCCTCACGCCTTGAGTAGTTTGTGTTGTGTGAAATAAATTTATTGATACGCATTATAATCCTAAACTAGTTAGATCATGGATATGTAAGGCTCCAATTGGTTTTTTCTCTTTGGTGATGATTAGAATTTGGATTTTATACTCTTCGATTAGCTTTAAAGCATCATAGGCTAAGGTATTTTCATCTTCTAGCACTTTTGGGTTTTTGGTGGCAAATTTAATAGCCTTATCATTTATATCGAAATTCTCGCTACTCAAAGCACGCCTCAAATCCCCATCACTCAAAATCGCCACCAATTCGCCTTTGGAATTCGTAAGCAGCACGCTCCCAAGCTTGCCATGAGTCATAGAATCTATAGCATATTTTAGGCTAACTTCATCGCTAACTATAGGTAAATTTGTTTTTCTCATCGCTTCGCTAACTTTGAGATATAGCCTTTTACCTAGACTTCCACCAGGATGAAACATAGCAAAATCCTCTTTTTGGAAATTCCTTAATCTCATCAAACAAACAGCCAAAGCATCGCCAAAAGCCAGAGTCAGCGTAGTAGATACAGTAGGCGCAGCATCAAAAGGACACGCCTCACGGATGATATCTAAGTTTAAATTTGCGTTGCTTAAATTTGCTAGGCTTGAGCCGCTTTTTGACATACCAATTATTGTGATATTACGCCTTTTGATATGTGGCAAAATCGCCAAAAGCTCGCTACTTTCGCCACTATAGCTGATAGCCAAAACAGCGTCTTTATCCCCTATCATACCTAAATCCCCGTGTAAGGCCTCAGTCGGATGGATAAAAAAGCTAGGCGTTCCAGTGCTTGCTAGGGTTGCGGCGATTTTAGCACCTATATGGCCGCTTTTACCCACGCCAGTTACGATGAGTTTGCCAGAGCAATTTTGTATCAAATTCACCGCCTTTTCAAACTCACTACCGATCAAATTCGCTTGTCGCTCCAGCTCTTTGGCTTCTAAGCTTAAAACTTCCCTTGCTATATCTATAATTTTCATAATCAAACTCCAAATTCTATTGCTAAAATCATAATTTCACCCCAAAAATTGGGGCTAATCTCACATTAAATACACAACCGGTACGATTGTTGGGTATTTTTTGAGTTTTCTAAATATATGCTTTCTGATAACTTGGCGAATTTGATTTTCTAGAGCTTTTTGGTCGTTTAGTAGCTCATCTTTTATATTTGTTAAAAATTGAAGTAGTATCTCTTCAAGCTCTTTGCTTAAATTTCTTGTCTGTTTTTCGCTCACTAAACCATAGCTGATAACTCTATTGTGTATTAGCCTTTTTGCGTTTTTGTCAATTTGTGAGATTATTGTTATAACTCCCGCTTCGGCAAGTTTTTGGCGATCGATTACGACATCATCGGCGATCTGTTTATTTATCTGATTATCGATGAATACTTTACCGGTTTTGACCGTTTTTACCCGTTTTATGTGTCGTTGGCAAACCTCAACTTGATCTCCATCGCTCATCAAATATATATTTCTCTCATCAATTCCACAGCTCATCGCTGTCTCTTTGTGCTTGACTATGTGATTATATTCGCCATGAACTGGAAGGAAAAATTTAGGTTTAATAAGCCTTAGCATAAGCTTTTGCTCCTCTTGGGCTGCGTGACCGCTTACATGAATTTCGCTAAAATCTTGATGGGCTACATTTGCTCCGCTTTTTAATAAGAAATTCAAAATCGTTGATACGCTAGTTTCATTGCCAGGAATTGCTTTGGAGCTGATGATTACTTGATCACTTGGCTTGATTTTGATATATTTATGCTCATCAGTTGCCATCCTATATAGAGCGCTCATTGTCTCACCTTGACTGCCTGTTGTGACTATTAAAACCTCATTATCTGGATATTTGACAACTTCATTTGCATCGATAAAAATCTTGCGATCTAAATTCACATATCCAAGCTCGATAGCCGTCCATAGATTTCTCTCCATACTTCTGCCTATCACGCAGACTTTACGGCCATATTTTATACCACGCTCGATAGCTTGATAAACTCTATGGATATTTGAGCTAAAGGTGCTCATTATCACCCTGCCCTTAGCGGTAGCAAATATAGAATCAAAGGTCTTTCCAACGCTACTTTCACTCTTTGTGATTCCATCTTTGTAGCTATTTGTAGAGTCGCTTAATAAGCACAAAACGCCCCTTTCGCCATAATATGCTAAGCGATTTAAATCCGTTGGATAGCCATCGATTGGGGTGTGATCGATCTTGAAATCGCCAGTGTGGATTATAGTTCCAGCCTTTGTAGTGATAGCTAACGCACTTGCGTCGATTATAGAGTGAGTGATATGTATAAGCTCAAATTCAAATTCCCCAAGCTCATAGACCTTGCGCTTTTCAATCGGGCGAAAATAGCTTCTATAAGATTTTAGTCCATGCTCTTCAAATTTATTGCTTATCATTCCTAATGGAAGTGGCGTAGCATAAATTGGGAATTGAAATTCTTTGAAAAAATATGGCACCGCACCGATATGATCTTCGTGTGCGTGAGTGATGATAATGCCTCTGATTTTGTCTTTGATCTTTCTAACATAATCAAAATCTGGCACCAAAATATCCACGCCATGCATACTCTCAGTAGGAAAACTCATACCGATATCAATGATGATCGCATCGTTATTTGTCTCAAAAATAGTCATATTTCCGCCGATCTCGCCAAGACCACCAAGCGGAGTTATAGTGATTTTGTGTTCGGCTGAATTTAGGTATTTGAGTGGTTCAAGACGCAACTCATGACTAGCCTTATTTGCTTCTATGGCGGCTTTCATATCTTTTTGCCACTCTTCGTTACCACTGATTTTTACTGTTGGATTGCTATTTTTGCGGCGCTTTTTAGCCTTTTTGGTTTGCTCTTTTGACTCATCAGTTTTGGTAGCTTCATCAATTTGCGAATTTTGATCCGCAACTGCGTGTTTCGCCTCTTTTTTTAGATTATCTTTGTGATTGCGATATCTTCTTTTTTTGCTAGGTTTTTCGCTTTGATTTTTCTCTTCGTTCATTTTTGGCCTCTTTAAATAGTTTTAAATACAAGGCGACACAAAGCTCATGTGGGCGAATCGTAAGTGGCAAGTTCTCTTTAGTCAAAAAGCCCTCTATAAGAGATTTTGGGATAGAGATTGATAAATTTTTTAATAAGGTTTTACGAGGAGATGAGAAGGCAGATTTGAGAAATCTCTCAAATTCTAAAGCCTCAAATCCTTGTAATAAATCCCTATTTTTAATAATCCTAATAACCGCTGAGATAACCTTTGGCTGGGGATCAAACGCAGTTTCTGGCACATCAAAAAGCAACTCCACATCGCCCTTTATCTGAGCTAGAATTGACAATGCGCTAAACTCGCTATCTCCAGCCTTAGCACTAAATTTCAAGGCTACCTCTTTTTGAATCATAACAACAAGCCCCTTGCATCTGCTATCACTAAGCGCCTTTAAAATTATATTTGTCGCTACATAATAGGGTAAATTCGCAACCAAAAAATAGTCTTGCCTAGCTATCTCATCCCATGATTTAAGAGCATCGGCGTTGATTATTTTTAGCTTTTGCTCTGAGATCTCACTAGCAAATTTATCTAGCAAAATCTCATAAAGCTCGCTGTCAATCTCAAAACACTCGATTTTCCCACTAAATTCTATAAGCTTTTGTGTTAAATCACCTAAGCCAGGCCCAATCTCTACAATCCTATCTAAATTATTGGGAATCGCTTTGATGATTTTAGCTTTTATACCATCATCAATTAAAAAATTTTGACCAAATTTCTTTTTTGCTTGTATCATAGTTGGCCATTTTAGCTAAATTTGACTGAATTTATAGTAAAATAAAAATAAAAAGTCGCAAAAATGAGAAATTTCGCAAAAAGAATTATACCTTGCTTAGATGTCAATAATGGAAGAGTTGTAAAAGGGGTTAATTTTGTAGGATTAAAAGACGCTGGAGATCCAATCGAAGTAGCCAAAAGATACAATGATGAAGGTGCTGATGAGTTATGCTTTTTGGATATTACTGCTAGTAGTGATGGTAGAGATACTATCGTTCATGTGGTAAAAGAGGTCGCAAAACAGCTATTTATCCCGCTTACTGTGGGTGGTGGAATTCGTAAAATAGATGATATATCCAAACTTTTAAATGTAGGTTGCGATAAAGTTAGCCTAAACTCATCAGCTGTAGATAATCCAAATTTAATCTATGAAGCTGCGAAAAAATTTGGCTCTCAATGCGTTGTAGTCGCAATCGATGTCAAAAAAAATAGTAATGGTAGCTACAATGTATTTGTCCATGGTGGTAGAAAGGATACTGGGCTAGATGCGATAGAGTGGGCGAAAAAAGTTTATGATCTAGGTGCTGGAGAGATACTTCTAACATCGATGGACACCGATGGGACAAAGACTGGATATGACCTAACTATAACATCAGCTATATCAAATTTAGTCCAAATACCAGTTATCGCAAGTGGCGGAGCTGGAACTATGGAGCATATCTTAAAAGCTTTTCAAGCTGGTGCTGACGCAGCTTTAGCAGCTAGTATATTTCACTATAAAGAGATTGAAATTTTAAAATTAAAAGAGTTTTTAAAAGCAAATCAAATTGGGGTTAGAATTTAAATATGGCTATAAATTCTAGCTTAAATAGCGATATTTTGATAGTTTGTGCTGGAGCGATGGAGAGCTTTGAATTTGCTAAATCAATTGGGATTGGCATGGTAGAACCAGCGATAAATTTAACCAAAATTTTGCTAAATTCAAATAGACTTCCTAAGAAAATTATATTTATAGGAAGTTGCGGATTATATGGAGATGAAAAACTGCTTGAAATTTATAAAAGCACTCAAGCTTGTAACTATGAAATAGCTGGTATAATGGGTCTTGGATACACTCCAATTGATATGAAAATAGCAAAAGTTTCACAAGAAACAAACATTATAAACTCATCAAATTTCATAACAAACTCAAAAGATATTGCTATTAAATTTAAGAATTTAGGATTTATGGCTGAGAATATGGAGGCTTATGCTATTTGGTGTGTGGCGATGAAATTTAATATTGATTTTGAGCTAATCTTATGTGCGACAAACTACTGTGATGAAAATGCCCACAATGACTTTATCAAAAACTATCCAAAAGCTAAAGTTAATATCACAAAATATCTAAAATCAGAAGGAATTATATGAAAAATTTGCTTGATTATACTCAAGATGAATTAGCAGAGTTTATCCAGCCTAAATTTAGAACAAAGCAAATTTATGAGTGGGTCTATAAGAAAAATGCAAAAACATTTGATGAGATGAGTAATCTACCAAAGGATATTAAAGAGCGTTTAAAGAGCGAATTTTATCTTGAACCGCTTGAGATGATTAAAAATGAAATTAGCCTAGATGGGAGTATCAAATATCTATTTAGACTTCGTGATGGCAAAACTATAGAAAGTGTGCTACTACCGATGAAAGAGGAGCTAATAGATCAAAATGGCAAGACTCAAAGACACGCTAGATACACAATCTGCGTTAGCTCACAAGTAGGGTGTAAGATGGGGTGTAGCTTTTGTCTAACGGCAAAAGGCGGCTTTATCCGTAATCTAACTCCAGGAGAGATAGTAGGGCAAATTCTATGGATAAAAAGGGAGAATAACATACCTTACGAACGCAGAGTAAATATCGTATATATGGGTATGGGCGAACCACTTGATAATCTAAATAATGTAGCAAAAGCCATAAATATTCTAAAAGATAATGATGGCTTATCCATAGGAGCTAGGCGTCAGACCATTAGCACAAGTGGGTTAGCTAGTCAGATTAAAAAGCTTGGAGAGATGGATTTGGGTGTGCTTTTGGCTATATCTTTACACGCTGTTACAGATGAATTAAGAGAGAAGTTAATGCCAGTTAATAAAGCCTATAATATCGCCAGCGTTATGGATGCTGTGCGTGAATTTCCAATTGATATGAGAAAAAGAGTAATGTTTGAATATCTCATAATGGATAAGGTCAATGACACTCTAAACGACGCTAAGGCTCTTGTCAAGCTACTTCATGGGATTAAGGCAAAGGTGAATTTAATATTATTTAATCCGCACGAAGGTAGCCCATATCAAAGACCAAGTATTGAAAATGTAGAGAAATTTAGAGATTATCTACAATCTCGCGGCGTTACATGCACCATTCGCCAAAGCAAGGGACTTGATATAAGTGCTGCGTGCGGACAACTAAAAGAAAGAAGCAAAGGAGAGAGTAGTGCCACTGCTTGATATAGCAC encodes:
- a CDS encoding pseudouridine synthase, which encodes MRINKFISHNTNYSRREADELIKANKVSINGAVVSDLSTDVKDSDKVKIGSRLVKLKKEFSVIVYNKQKGELVTKRDDRGRRTIYDSLPRGFSKFISIGRLDFASEGLLLLTDAPAIAQALMDSDIEREYYLKIKGEITEQVINAMREGFFAKDATKGAHAKTKQISMEFKPFLAYKIISFSGGYTRLKVIISEGQNRELRRFFGYFDLEVMDLKRVSFGRVSLDQLGEGKWRYFTNSEYDDLRDFLKQNGVRY
- a CDS encoding KpsF/GutQ family sugar-phosphate isomerase produces the protein MMKIIDIAREVLSLEAKELERQANLIGSEFEKAVNLIQNCSGKLIVTGVGKSGHIGAKIAATLASTGTPSFFIHPTEALHGDLGMIGDKDAVLAISYSGESSELLAILPHIKRRNITIIGMSKSGSSLANLSNANLNLDIIREACPFDAAPTVSTTLTLAFGDALAVCLMRLRNFQKEDFAMFHPGGSLGKRLYLKVSEAMRKTNLPIVSDEVSLKYAIDSMTHGKLGSVLLTNSKGELVAILSDGDLRRALSSENFDINDKAIKFATKNPKVLEDENTLAYDALKLIEEYKIQILIITKEKKPIGALHIHDLTSLGL
- a CDS encoding ribonuclease J; this encodes MNEEKNQSEKPSKKRRYRNHKDNLKKEAKHAVADQNSQIDEATKTDESKEQTKKAKKRRKNSNPTVKISGNEEWQKDMKAAIEANKASHELRLEPLKYLNSAEHKITITPLGGLGEIGGNMTIFETNNDAIIIDIGMSFPTESMHGVDILVPDFDYVRKIKDKIRGIIITHAHEDHIGAVPYFFKEFQFPIYATPLPLGMISNKFEEHGLKSYRSYFRPIEKRKVYELGEFEFELIHITHSIIDASALAITTKAGTIIHTGDFKIDHTPIDGYPTDLNRLAYYGERGVLCLLSDSTNSYKDGITKSESSVGKTFDSIFATAKGRVIMSTFSSNIHRVYQAIERGIKYGRKVCVIGRSMERNLWTAIELGYVNLDRKIFIDANEVVKYPDNEVLIVTTGSQGETMSALYRMATDEHKYIKIKPSDQVIISSKAIPGNETSVSTILNFLLKSGANVAHQDFSEIHVSGHAAQEEQKLMLRLIKPKFFLPVHGEYNHIVKHKETAMSCGIDERNIYLMSDGDQVEVCQRHIKRVKTVKTGKVFIDNQINKQIADDVVIDRQKLAEAGVITIISQIDKNAKRLIHNRVISYGLVSEKQTRNLSKELEEILLQFLTNIKDELLNDQKALENQIRQVIRKHIFRKLKKYPTIVPVVYLM
- the rsmA gene encoding 16S rRNA (adenine(1518)-N(6)/adenine(1519)-N(6))-dimethyltransferase RsmA; protein product: MIQAKKKFGQNFLIDDGIKAKIIKAIPNNLDRIVEIGPGLGDLTQKLIEFSGKIECFEIDSELYEILLDKFASEISEQKLKIINADALKSWDEIARQDYFLVANLPYYVATNIILKALSDSRCKGLVVMIQKEVALKFSAKAGDSEFSALSILAQIKGDVELLFDVPETAFDPQPKVISAVIRIIKNRDLLQGFEALEFERFLKSAFSSPRKTLLKNLSISIPKSLIEGFLTKENLPLTIRPHELCVALYLKLFKEAKNERREKSKRKT
- the hisF gene encoding imidazole glycerol phosphate synthase subunit HisF — protein: MRNFAKRIIPCLDVNNGRVVKGVNFVGLKDAGDPIEVAKRYNDEGADELCFLDITASSDGRDTIVHVVKEVAKQLFIPLTVGGGIRKIDDISKLLNVGCDKVSLNSSAVDNPNLIYEAAKKFGSQCVVVAIDVKKNSNGSYNVFVHGGRKDTGLDAIEWAKKVYDLGAGEILLTSMDTDGTKTGYDLTITSAISNLVQIPVIASGGAGTMEHILKAFQAGADAALAASIFHYKEIEILKLKEFLKANQIGVRI
- a CDS encoding purine-nucleoside phosphorylase — encoded protein: MIVCAGAMESFEFAKSIGIGMVEPAINLTKILLNSNRLPKKIIFIGSCGLYGDEKLLEIYKSTQACNYEIAGIMGLGYTPIDMKIAKVSQETNIINSSNFITNSKDIAIKFKNLGFMAENMEAYAIWCVAMKFNIDFELILCATNYCDENAHNDFIKNYPKAKVNITKYLKSEGII
- the rlmN gene encoding 23S rRNA (adenine(2503)-C(2))-methyltransferase RlmN, with the protein product MKNLLDYTQDELAEFIQPKFRTKQIYEWVYKKNAKTFDEMSNLPKDIKERLKSEFYLEPLEMIKNEISLDGSIKYLFRLRDGKTIESVLLPMKEELIDQNGKTQRHARYTICVSSQVGCKMGCSFCLTAKGGFIRNLTPGEIVGQILWIKRENNIPYERRVNIVYMGMGEPLDNLNNVAKAINILKDNDGLSIGARRQTISTSGLASQIKKLGEMDLGVLLAISLHAVTDELREKLMPVNKAYNIASVMDAVREFPIDMRKRVMFEYLIMDKVNDTLNDAKALVKLLHGIKAKVNLILFNPHEGSPYQRPSIENVEKFRDYLQSRGVTCTIRQSKGLDISAACGQLKERSKGESSATA